From a single Candidatus Lernaella stagnicola genomic region:
- a CDS encoding toprim domain-containing protein produces the protein MAAKRNGGGNATYNEEHVRSLDWREHIRTRPGMYIGKLGDGTQYDDGIYVLLKEILDNSVDEFLMGVGRKIEIVVDDDGVMVRDFGRGIPLGKLVECVAQINTGAKYDEGAFYRSVGLNGVGAKAVNALSEFFRVESYRDGEMRFAEFSRGELKKESKPKGSKQRNGTLVHFRPDPDVFPSFVFQSEFIRERLWMYAYLNRGLKIHFNGEVISSENGLGDLLHREVADEGLYPKIHVVGDDIEFALTHVNQYGESYLSFVNGQYTHDGGTHQAAFREGLLRAFREYFKKDFDAQDARGGIVGAVLVRLHEPVFESQTKTKLGSATVTPDGPSVRSWVVDFVRENLVRHLHKHPDIAEAIQKKILRNERERKDLAGIKKLAKEREKKANIHNKKLRDCKVHYTDLNEEFRFFTQLFITEGDSASGSMNKARNPEYQAVFALKGKPLNTFGHSRKVVYQNEELNLLQHALGVDGDLDGLRFNQVIVATDADVDGMHIRLLLLTFFLQFYPDLVKKGHLYILQTPLFRVRNKKETQYCYSETEKQESVAALGRATEITRFKGLGEISPNEFGQFIGANMRLERVDWPHTKPLSEVLRYYMGKNTPERREDIIAHLIFEPIDRVGDKAEK, from the coding sequence TTGGCAGCGAAACGAAACGGGGGCGGAAACGCCACCTATAACGAGGAGCACGTCCGATCGTTAGATTGGCGCGAGCACATCCGCACGCGGCCGGGGATGTACATCGGCAAATTGGGCGACGGAACCCAATACGACGACGGCATCTACGTACTGCTTAAGGAGATTCTCGACAACAGCGTCGATGAATTTCTCATGGGCGTGGGCCGCAAGATCGAAATCGTCGTGGACGACGACGGGGTGATGGTTCGTGATTTCGGGCGCGGCATTCCGCTGGGTAAATTGGTGGAGTGCGTGGCGCAAATCAACACCGGCGCCAAGTACGACGAGGGAGCATTTTACCGTTCGGTCGGTCTCAATGGCGTGGGGGCGAAGGCGGTCAACGCCCTGTCGGAATTTTTCCGAGTGGAATCCTACCGCGACGGCGAGATGAGATTCGCCGAGTTCTCGCGGGGCGAGTTGAAAAAGGAGAGCAAGCCCAAAGGCTCCAAGCAGCGCAACGGGACACTCGTTCATTTTCGTCCGGACCCCGACGTTTTCCCGAGCTTTGTCTTCCAGTCGGAATTTATCCGCGAACGCCTGTGGATGTACGCCTACTTGAATCGCGGGCTCAAGATCCACTTCAACGGCGAAGTCATATCCAGCGAGAACGGCTTGGGAGACCTACTGCATCGCGAAGTGGCCGACGAAGGCCTCTACCCGAAGATTCACGTGGTGGGCGACGACATCGAATTCGCCCTGACCCATGTCAACCAGTATGGCGAGTCGTATTTGTCTTTCGTCAACGGCCAATACACACACGACGGCGGCACGCACCAGGCAGCCTTCCGCGAGGGTCTCTTGCGAGCTTTCCGGGAGTATTTCAAGAAGGACTTCGACGCGCAGGACGCCCGTGGCGGCATTGTGGGCGCGGTGTTGGTTCGTTTGCACGAGCCGGTTTTCGAATCGCAAACCAAAACGAAACTGGGCAGTGCGACGGTGACGCCCGATGGTCCCTCGGTCCGGTCCTGGGTCGTGGATTTCGTACGCGAGAACCTCGTGCGCCACCTGCATAAGCACCCCGATATCGCCGAGGCTATCCAGAAGAAGATTCTGCGCAACGAACGTGAGCGGAAGGATCTGGCGGGCATTAAGAAGCTGGCCAAGGAACGCGAGAAAAAGGCGAACATCCATAACAAGAAGCTGCGCGATTGCAAGGTTCACTACACGGATCTGAACGAAGAATTCCGCTTTTTCACCCAGCTTTTCATCACCGAGGGCGACAGCGCCTCGGGCAGTATGAACAAAGCGCGTAATCCGGAATACCAAGCGGTTTTTGCGCTGAAGGGGAAGCCGCTCAACACCTTCGGGCATTCGCGGAAAGTTGTGTACCAAAACGAAGAACTGAACTTGTTGCAGCACGCACTGGGCGTCGATGGCGATCTTGACGGCCTTCGCTTCAATCAAGTGATCGTCGCGACGGACGCCGATGTGGACGGGATGCATATTCGGCTACTACTGCTCACGTTCTTTTTGCAGTTCTATCCCGACCTGGTCAAAAAAGGCCATCTATACATTCTGCAAACGCCGCTGTTCCGAGTGCGCAACAAGAAGGAAACCCAATACTGCTACTCGGAAACGGAAAAACAAGAATCGGTCGCCGCGTTGGGCCGCGCGACGGAAATCACGCGGTTCAAGGGACTGGGTGAAATTTCGCCCAACGAGTTCGGCCAGTTTATCGGCGCCAACATGCGCCTGGAGCGTGTGGATTGGCCGCACACTAAGCCGTTGAGCGAGGTGTTGCGCTACTACATGGGTAAGAACACTCCGGAGCGACGTGAAGACATCATCGCACACCTCATTTTCGAACCGATCGATCGCGTCGGCGACAAGGCGGAGAAGTAA
- a CDS encoding cation diffusion facilitator family transporter, whose product MGSKTPHSVDQMGRRKRRVAMLSVFSNTLLVIGKLVAGLAIGSVSMISEAIHSTTDLVAALMAWFAVSNADKPPDHDHAFGHGKFESLSGAVEALLIFLAAIWIIVEAVQKLLHPHELGQVAWGVGVMLVATITNVIVSSLLMKVGKETESLALQADAWHLSTDALTSAGVMVGLGVIWLGRWLNPAWNLVWIDPVVAIGMALIIIHAAYRLTKQAVRDLIDASLPEAEVAAVREIITSYSQAVRGYHKLKTRRAGPYRFVEFHVQVDASMSVEEAHSLADGLEEAIRSRLMRSSVTVHIEPCDGQCDAECHEGCLHPEKPAPPS is encoded by the coding sequence ATGGGTAGCAAAACACCGCATTCGGTCGATCAAATGGGACGTCGTAAGCGCCGCGTGGCGATGCTTTCGGTCTTCTCGAATACCCTGCTGGTCATCGGCAAACTGGTCGCCGGATTGGCCATCGGTTCGGTCTCCATGATCTCCGAAGCGATACACTCTACGACCGACCTGGTCGCGGCGCTTATGGCGTGGTTCGCCGTATCCAACGCCGATAAACCGCCCGATCACGACCATGCTTTCGGCCACGGAAAATTCGAGAGTCTATCGGGCGCGGTCGAAGCGCTGCTGATTTTTCTCGCGGCGATTTGGATCATTGTCGAGGCCGTCCAGAAGTTATTGCACCCCCACGAACTCGGGCAGGTCGCATGGGGCGTGGGCGTGATGCTCGTGGCGACCATTACGAACGTAATCGTCTCCTCGCTGCTGATGAAAGTGGGCAAAGAAACCGAGTCGCTGGCGTTGCAGGCCGACGCATGGCACCTGAGCACCGACGCGCTAACCTCGGCCGGCGTGATGGTGGGCTTGGGCGTGATTTGGCTGGGTCGGTGGCTCAATCCGGCGTGGAATCTGGTGTGGATCGATCCGGTCGTCGCGATCGGCATGGCGCTGATTATCATCCACGCGGCCTATCGTTTGACGAAGCAGGCCGTGAGGGATTTGATCGACGCCAGTTTGCCCGAAGCGGAAGTCGCCGCCGTGCGCGAGATTATCACTTCGTATTCACAGGCCGTGCGTGGTTATCACAAGCTCAAAACCCGCCGGGCGGGTCCTTATCGCTTCGTCGAGTTTCACGTGCAGGTCGACGCGTCGATGAGCGTAGAAGAAGCTCACTCTCTCGCCGACGGCCTCGAAGAGGCAATCCGCAGCCGCCTGATGCGCTCCTCTGTCACGGTGCACATCGAACCATGCGACGGGCAATGCGATGCCGAATGCCACGAGGGCTGCCTGCACCCCGAGAAGCCCGCGCCGCCATCCTGA
- a CDS encoding SGNH/GDSL hydrolase family protein, translated as MLFELTNIYGQHDRAKFIKNKGTQYPTDSPRPRVICLGSSSTYGAGLEDIQDAFPGVLQQQHPEWDVINAGCGGHVAYQLSIYLREVLMRLKPKVVVLYYGGNESFGASTKSFYPRAQQIVAAMRARGDDSLGELESAVSHGTANRIGLALYQALDRSQAFLWWRDRVLQARREADLLADVADVESFRIPPTPREILAGMAEATRAGGATLILMPEIDSGTRHAHDTTTAAMRETAAQENVLFVDPLAVLNDPALFLDTTHLTPEGHQTFAAFLDKRLSELMTEENQSSP; from the coding sequence ATGCTGTTTGAACTAACCAATATTTACGGACAACACGATCGCGCGAAGTTTATAAAAAATAAAGGGACGCAATATCCTACCGATTCCCCACGCCCACGCGTTATTTGCCTTGGGAGTTCGAGCACCTATGGCGCGGGTTTAGAAGACATACAAGACGCCTTTCCCGGCGTATTGCAGCAGCAACACCCCGAATGGGATGTAATCAACGCCGGCTGTGGGGGCCACGTCGCCTATCAATTGAGCATTTATTTGCGTGAGGTGCTAATGCGCCTGAAGCCGAAAGTCGTCGTGCTCTATTACGGCGGCAACGAGAGCTTCGGGGCTTCGACGAAGAGTTTCTATCCTCGCGCCCAACAGATCGTGGCGGCGATGCGCGCGCGCGGCGACGACTCGCTCGGGGAACTTGAGAGCGCCGTGAGTCATGGAACGGCGAATCGTATAGGTCTGGCCCTGTATCAGGCGCTCGACCGCAGCCAGGCGTTTCTCTGGTGGCGGGATCGCGTGTTGCAGGCACGTAGAGAGGCGGATCTTCTTGCGGACGTGGCGGACGTCGAATCCTTTCGCATTCCGCCCACGCCGCGCGAAATTCTCGCCGGCATGGCCGAGGCGACGCGAGCCGGCGGCGCCACGCTCATACTGATGCCGGAAATTGACAGCGGAACGCGCCACGCTCACGACACGACGACCGCGGCGATGCGTGAAACGGCCGCGCAGGAAAACGTTTTGTTCGTCGATCCCTTGGCTGTCTTGAACGATCCGGCGCTTTTCCTTGACACTACCCACCTCACTCCGGAAGGGCATCAAACGTTTGCGGCGTTTCTGGACAAGCGCTTGAGTGAGTTGATGACCGAGGAAAATCAAAGCTCGCCTTAG
- a CDS encoding M15 family metallopeptidase has protein sequence MRLLQLSDPIMHGEDVRSIQGVLLAMGYDLGQGGVDGWFGMRTEAVVRRFQEERQVPGGVDGIVGPYTLAALQLLDEWQARETPSSLQTGWYFPPPQGRAQWRAVYGEPTGRASWESAHLAFCDLSPLRWPRRLTADAINEKREHWGLPPNLYAASQMEVHGLGHLYYPLADGRRLDWLATRRDPRTGEVGYGLVIHRLCVAVYYELFARLLACDLLRHLRTVDGSYVFRNTRRGTQLSTHAYGMAVDLDASWNPFGQEPVMHPEIVQIAEDMGFTWGGRWRQSDGMHFQWGEE, from the coding sequence ATGAGACTGCTGCAATTGAGTGATCCCATCATGCACGGCGAGGATGTGCGCTCCATACAAGGGGTTTTGCTGGCCATGGGCTACGACCTGGGGCAGGGCGGAGTGGACGGTTGGTTCGGCATGCGAACCGAGGCCGTCGTGCGGCGCTTTCAGGAAGAGCGCCAGGTTCCCGGCGGCGTGGACGGCATTGTCGGGCCGTATACGCTGGCGGCGTTACAATTGCTGGATGAATGGCAAGCCCGCGAGACGCCGTCGTCGCTACAAACGGGCTGGTACTTCCCCCCGCCGCAAGGTCGCGCCCAATGGCGTGCGGTTTACGGCGAACCGACCGGCCGCGCGTCTTGGGAAAGCGCCCATTTGGCGTTTTGCGATTTGAGTCCGCTGCGCTGGCCGCGTCGGTTGACGGCCGACGCCATCAACGAGAAGCGCGAGCATTGGGGATTGCCGCCGAATCTTTATGCCGCCTCGCAAATGGAAGTGCACGGATTGGGGCATCTGTACTATCCGCTCGCCGACGGCCGGCGGCTGGATTGGTTGGCGACGCGCCGCGATCCGCGCACCGGCGAGGTCGGATACGGCTTGGTCATCCACCGCCTGTGCGTGGCGGTTTACTACGAGCTTTTTGCCCGTCTGCTGGCGTGCGACCTGCTTCGCCACCTGCGCACGGTGGACGGCAGTTACGTGTTTCGCAACACTCGCCGCGGCACCCAGCTTTCCACCCACGCCTACGGTATGGCCGTCGACCTGGATGCGTCATGGAATCCCTTCGGTCAGGAGCCGGTGATGCATCCGGAAATCGTTCAAATCGCGGAGGATATGGGCTTCACGTGGGGTGGCCGCTGGCGGCAATCCGACGGCATGCACTTTCAATGGGGCGAGGAATGA
- a CDS encoding class I SAM-dependent methyltransferase yields the protein MVVVHFAPRQCLANAIHAVVGAGYATADKEPGGADQVLDLTALAMPDKSVDGLIASHVLEHIEDDAQALREIRRMLRPGGWALLIVPQRLGRPTFEDPVAAASGAAARNEAFGHPDHVRWYGGDFADRIAGAGLEVEAFDPVGCLGDAKATRQALGTDTIHLCQRGK from the coding sequence ATGGTGGTTGTTCATTTCGCCCCGCGCCAGTGTTTGGCAAACGCGATTCACGCCGTCGTGGGCGCCGGGTACGCGACGGCTGATAAGGAACCAGGTGGTGCGGATCAGGTGCTTGATCTCACCGCCCTTGCCATGCCCGATAAATCGGTTGACGGCCTAATCGCCTCGCACGTTTTGGAACACATCGAAGACGACGCACAAGCGTTGCGGGAAATCAGGCGTATGCTCCGACCCGGCGGTTGGGCTTTGTTGATCGTACCCCAACGGCTCGGCCGACCTACTTTCGAAGACCCCGTAGCCGCGGCGTCCGGCGCTGCGGCGCGCAATGAGGCCTTCGGTCATCCCGACCATGTGCGGTGGTACGGCGGCGACTTCGCGGACCGAATCGCGGGGGCTGGTTTGGAAGTTGAGGCGTTTGATCCTGTTGGCTGCCTGGGTGACGCGAAAGCCACGCGGCAAGCTCTCGGGACAGACACGATCCATCTCTGTCAACGCGGGAAATGA